Proteins from a genomic interval of Streptomyces sp. NBC_00820:
- a CDS encoding ferritin-like fold-containing protein, with amino-acid sequence MTSSDKPENASAASAEPTGVAAQDWATAAADPQYRAAVVDLLGALAYGEMAAFERLAEDAKLAPTLADKAELAKMASAEFHHFERLRDRLTEIGAEPTAAMEPFVAALDGFHKQTAPSDWLEGLVKAYVGDSIASDFYREVAARLDSDTRELVLAVLDDTGHAGFAVEKVRAAIDADPRVGGRLALWARRLMGEALSQSQRVVAERDALSTMLVGGLADGFDLAEVGRMFSRITEAHTKRMAALGLAA; translated from the coding sequence ATGACTAGCTCTGACAAGCCTGAGAACGCGTCCGCCGCCTCCGCCGAACCCACCGGTGTCGCCGCCCAGGACTGGGCTACCGCCGCCGCGGACCCGCAGTACCGTGCCGCGGTCGTGGACCTGCTCGGCGCGCTCGCGTACGGCGAGATGGCGGCGTTCGAGCGGCTCGCGGAGGACGCGAAGCTGGCGCCGACCCTCGCGGACAAGGCGGAGCTGGCGAAGATGGCCTCGGCGGAGTTCCACCACTTCGAGCGGCTGCGGGACCGGCTGACCGAGATCGGCGCGGAGCCGACGGCGGCGATGGAGCCGTTCGTCGCCGCCCTGGACGGCTTCCACAAGCAGACCGCGCCCTCGGACTGGCTGGAGGGCCTGGTCAAGGCCTACGTCGGCGACTCGATCGCGAGCGACTTCTACCGGGAGGTCGCGGCCCGCCTCGACTCCGACACGCGTGAACTCGTCCTCGCGGTCCTCGACGACACCGGGCACGCCGGCTTCGCGGTGGAGAAGGTGCGCGCCGCGATCGACGCCGACCCGCGCGTGGGCGGCCGGCTGGCGCTGTGGGCGCGGCGGCTGATGGGGGAGGCGCTGTCGCAGTCCCAGCGGGTGGTCGCCGAGCGCGACGCGCTCTCGACGATGCTGGTGGGAGGCCTGGCCGACGGGTTCGACCTCGCCGAGGTCGGCAGGATGTTCTCGCGGATCACCGAGGCGCACACCAAGCGGATGGCCGCGCTGGGCCTGGCCGCGTAG
- a CDS encoding DUF3107 domain-containing protein, translating into MEVKIGVQHAPREIVLESGQSVEDIERVVAEALAGKSALLSLEDERGRKVLVPADRLAYVEIGEPTVRKVGFGTL; encoded by the coding sequence GTGGAGGTCAAGATCGGCGTGCAGCACGCGCCCCGCGAGATCGTTCTGGAGAGCGGTCAGAGCGTCGAGGACATCGAGCGCGTGGTGGCCGAGGCGCTGGCCGGTAAGTCGGCTCTGCTGAGCCTGGAGGACGAGCGCGGCCGCAAGGTCCTGGTCCCGGCTGACCGTCTGGCGTACGTGGAGATCGGCGAGCCGACCGTCCGCAAGGTGGGCTTCGGCACGCTCTGA
- a CDS encoding TetR/AcrR family transcriptional regulator yields the protein MTAIEQTEAARPRGTRLPRRARRNQLLGAAQEVFVAQGYHAAAMDDIAERAGVSKPVLYQHFPGKLDLYLALLDQHCESLIQSVRAALASTTDNKQRVRATMDAYFAYVEDDGGAFRLVFESDLTNEPAVRERVDKVTNECAAAICEVIAEDTGLSRAESILLASGLGGLAQVVARSWLHSDRSVPRDQAVQLLTSLAWRGIAGFPLHGNEHH from the coding sequence GTGACAGCCATCGAGCAAACTGAGGCAGCACGCCCGCGCGGCACACGTCTGCCGCGCCGAGCCCGACGGAACCAGCTCCTGGGCGCCGCCCAGGAGGTCTTCGTCGCACAGGGCTACCACGCGGCCGCGATGGACGACATCGCCGAGCGGGCCGGCGTCAGCAAGCCGGTGCTCTACCAGCACTTCCCCGGAAAACTCGACCTGTATCTCGCCCTGCTGGACCAGCACTGCGAGTCGCTGATCCAGTCCGTGCGCGCCGCGCTCGCCTCGACGACCGACAACAAGCAGCGCGTCCGGGCGACCATGGACGCCTACTTCGCGTACGTCGAGGACGACGGCGGCGCCTTCCGGCTGGTCTTCGAGTCGGACCTGACGAACGAGCCCGCAGTGCGCGAACGCGTCGACAAGGTCACCAACGAGTGCGCGGCGGCGATCTGCGAGGTCATCGCCGAGGACACCGGCCTCTCGCGCGCGGAGTCGATCCTGCTCGCCTCCGGCCTCGGTGGTCTCGCCCAGGTGGTGGCGCGTTCCTGGCTGCACAGCGACCGCAGCGTGCCGCGCGACCAGGCGGTGCAGCTGCTGACCTCGCTCGCCTGGCGGGGCATCGCCGGGTTCCCGCTGCACGGCAACGAACACCACTGA
- a CDS encoding alpha/beta fold hydrolase, which yields MSSTESPSVPAASVLPRVAPVRVGEGERLRSVGLPGVTLSVRSRRHTRAGLPSALYVHGLGGSSQNWSALMAELDGVVDSEAVDLPGFGDSPPPDDGDYSVTGHARAVIRYLDASGRGPVHLFGNSLGGAVATRVAAVRPDLVRTLALVSPALPELRIQRSAAPTGLLGVPGVALLFNRLTREWTAEQRVHGVLGLCYGDPGRVTPEAFRYAVEELERRLQLPYFWDAMARSARGIVNAYTLGGQQGLWRQAERVLAPTLLVYGGRDQLVGFRMAAKAARSFRDSRLLSLPDAGHVAMMEYPEVVATAFRELLAERGRPAPEGTDFRAPGSGADMTAGDDVPVTGAGS from the coding sequence ATGTCTTCGACCGAGTCGCCGTCCGTGCCGGCCGCCAGCGTGCTCCCGAGGGTGGCACCCGTCAGGGTGGGCGAAGGTGAGCGACTGCGGTCGGTGGGACTGCCCGGCGTCACCCTGTCGGTCCGTTCCCGCCGGCACACGCGCGCGGGACTCCCGTCCGCTCTGTACGTGCACGGGCTCGGCGGCTCCTCGCAGAACTGGTCGGCGCTGATGGCCGAGCTGGACGGGGTCGTCGACAGCGAGGCGGTCGACCTGCCGGGTTTCGGTGACTCCCCGCCGCCGGACGACGGGGACTACTCCGTCACCGGACACGCGCGCGCGGTCATCCGTTACCTCGACGCCTCCGGCCGCGGCCCGGTCCACCTTTTCGGCAACTCGCTCGGCGGCGCCGTCGCCACGCGCGTGGCCGCCGTACGCCCCGACCTCGTCCGCACCCTCGCGCTGGTCTCGCCCGCGCTGCCGGAGCTGCGGATCCAGCGGAGCGCGGCGCCGACCGGCCTGCTGGGCGTGCCCGGTGTGGCCCTGCTCTTCAACCGCCTCACCAGGGAGTGGACGGCCGAGCAGCGGGTGCACGGCGTTCTGGGGCTCTGCTACGGCGACCCCGGGCGCGTCACGCCCGAGGCGTTCCGGTACGCCGTGGAGGAGCTGGAGCGGCGGCTGCAACTGCCGTACTTCTGGGACGCGATGGCGCGCTCCGCGCGCGGGATCGTCAACGCCTACACCCTGGGCGGCCAGCAGGGGCTGTGGCGCCAGGCCGAGCGCGTCCTCGCCCCGACGCTGCTCGTCTACGGCGGCCGCGACCAGCTGGTCGGCTTCCGCATGGCCGCCAAGGCCGCCCGCTCCTTCCGCGACTCCCGTCTGCTGTCCCTGCCGGACGCCGGGCACGTCGCGATGATGGAGTACCCGGAGGTGGTGGCCACGGCGTTCCGCGAACTCCTCGCGGAACGGGGCCGGCCGGCCCCCGAGGGCACGGACTTCCGCGCGCCGGGCTCCGGTGCGGACATGACTGCCGGGGACGACGTTCCCGTCACGGGCGCGGGGAGCTGA
- a CDS encoding DUF3152 domain-containing protein — protein MGRHSRRGRAPKGETADIADIASTNPAARPDTRNAGGFPSPATPPDSGTAGRRQVPQATGGGAGAGRGVGAQRAAQGVPPRADGTPAGGVPRLPDGTPAHGFPRVGDGAARGGHPEQRERGGGWGRFTGAGGATGTDAAPGRASGAGGAFPRQRQAGSEGAAAGGAGPRQEYLDAFQADDGLSGGRPGAGQGGRRGAAEVWEPYDNGVRPADATAPGRGDGGVSPAEVPAQRNGGKGRAFAGIAAAAVTTVLAVVAVGHVAGRDTGGDGSTQSAADGQARGARTAGQAAPSAAPSAVTLTYDQKMGIKYPLGATLKGSGKFDAVPGFDKAPGKGRKYTYRVDVERGLGLDGALFAEAVQKTLNDERSWAHGDARSFERVSSGKPDFVITLASPGTTAEWCAKSGLDTTEDNVSCDSAATERVMINAYRWAQGSKTYGDKIHPYRQMLINHEVGHRLGHGHVTCQKDGELAPVMQQQTKFLDHDGIHCLPNPWPYPAS, from the coding sequence GTGGGACGCCACAGCCGCCGGGGACGGGCCCCCAAGGGCGAGACCGCGGACATCGCGGACATAGCGAGCACGAATCCGGCCGCCCGGCCGGACACACGGAACGCCGGCGGCTTCCCCTCGCCCGCGACCCCGCCGGACTCCGGGACGGCCGGCCGGCGGCAGGTGCCGCAGGCGACGGGCGGCGGAGCGGGAGCGGGCCGCGGGGTCGGCGCGCAGCGCGCCGCGCAGGGGGTGCCCCCGCGCGCGGACGGCACGCCCGCGGGTGGTGTGCCGCGGCTGCCCGACGGCACCCCCGCGCACGGTTTCCCGCGGGTCGGGGACGGCGCCGCTCGTGGCGGGCATCCCGAACAGCGTGAACGAGGCGGCGGCTGGGGCCGGTTCACCGGCGCGGGCGGCGCCACGGGAACCGACGCCGCTCCGGGCCGGGCGTCCGGTGCGGGCGGCGCGTTTCCGCGGCAGCGGCAGGCCGGATCCGAGGGGGCGGCGGCCGGCGGAGCCGGACCCCGGCAGGAGTACCTCGACGCCTTCCAGGCCGACGACGGCCTCTCCGGGGGCCGTCCGGGTGCCGGTCAGGGCGGCCGTCGTGGCGCCGCCGAGGTGTGGGAGCCGTACGACAACGGTGTCCGCCCGGCGGACGCGACGGCCCCTGGCCGCGGCGACGGCGGCGTGTCCCCGGCCGAGGTGCCCGCACAGCGCAACGGCGGCAAGGGGCGGGCCTTCGCGGGTATCGCGGCGGCCGCGGTGACGACCGTGCTCGCGGTCGTGGCCGTGGGGCACGTCGCGGGGCGGGACACGGGCGGCGACGGGAGTACGCAGTCCGCGGCCGACGGTCAGGCGCGGGGCGCGCGGACCGCCGGGCAGGCGGCCCCGTCCGCCGCGCCGAGCGCGGTCACGCTGACCTACGACCAGAAGATGGGCATCAAGTACCCGCTCGGCGCCACGTTGAAGGGCTCGGGGAAGTTCGACGCCGTTCCCGGCTTCGACAAGGCGCCCGGCAAGGGCCGGAAGTACACCTACCGCGTGGACGTCGAGCGGGGACTCGGCCTGGACGGCGCCCTGTTCGCCGAGGCCGTGCAGAAGACGCTCAACGACGAGCGCAGTTGGGCCCATGGAGACGCCCGCAGCTTCGAGCGTGTCTCCTCCGGCAAGCCCGACTTCGTGATCACGCTCGCCAGTCCCGGCACCACCGCCGAGTGGTGCGCCAAGTCCGGCCTGGACACCACGGAGGACAACGTCTCCTGCGACTCCGCGGCCACGGAGCGCGTGATGATCAACGCCTACCGGTGGGCACAGGGCAGCAAGACATACGGGGACAAAATCCACCCTTACCGGCAGATGCTCATCAATCACGAGGTCGGTCACCGCCTCGGTCACGGCCATGTGACGTGCCAGAAGGACGGCGAACTCGCGCCGGTCATGCAGCAGCAGACCAAGTTCCTCGACCACGACGGAATCCACTGCCTGCCCAACCCCTGGCCCTATCCGGCCAGTTGA
- a CDS encoding Ms4533A family Cys-rich leader peptide, with the protein MWSRHALSRSAAIELALIGVTALCVADIHCR; encoded by the coding sequence ATGTGGTCCCGTCACGCCCTCTCTCGCAGCGCCGCCATCGAGCTGGCGCTGATCGGCGTGACCGCGCTCTGCGTGGCCGACATCCACTGTCGCTGA
- a CDS encoding ABC transporter substrate-binding protein: MRQSSVIARRVAAASVSLVVAAGAAACGPKDNDAKGSGGDSTPHKGGTLAVLNAQPQQDFDPARLYTSGGGNVPSLVFRTLTTRNRENGAAGAKVVPDLATDTGRPNKDATVWTYTLKQGLKYEDGTPITSADIKYGIERSFAPELSGGAPYLRDWLVGAADYQGPYKDKKGLAAIETPDARTIVFHLDKPEGEFPFLATQTQFTPVPKAKDKGTKYEDHPVSSGPYKVVRNENDGEHIVLARNTFWSGDDERKAYPDTIDVRSGLDSSVINQRLSASQGADAAAVTTDTNLGPAELARVTGDKDLAARVDTGHFGYTNYIGFNPKVKPFDDPKVRQAISYAIDRSSVVNAAGGSALAEPATTFLPDQKSFGYTPYDLFPAGKGGNAAKAKELLKEAGHKNGLTVTLTHSNSKDFETSPEIATALQDALKKAGITVKLQGLEDNDYRDKIHSVKTEPGFFLAHWGADWPSGGPFLAPIFDGRQIVKDGANFNTGLLDDKSVNDEIDAINKLTDLDAAAKRWGALDKKIGEQALVVPLFHPVYKRLYGKDVKNIVISDWTGVLDISQVAVK; this comes from the coding sequence ATGCGTCAATCGTCCGTCATAGCGCGCCGCGTGGCAGCGGCATCCGTCAGCCTGGTTGTGGCGGCGGGCGCCGCCGCCTGCGGCCCGAAGGACAACGATGCCAAGGGCTCCGGTGGCGACTCCACGCCGCACAAGGGCGGCACGCTCGCGGTGCTGAACGCGCAGCCGCAGCAGGACTTCGACCCCGCCCGCCTCTACACCTCCGGCGGCGGCAACGTCCCCTCGCTCGTCTTCCGCACCCTCACCACGCGCAACCGCGAGAACGGTGCCGCCGGCGCCAAGGTGGTCCCGGACCTCGCCACCGACACCGGACGTCCCAACAAGGACGCGACCGTGTGGACGTACACCCTGAAGCAGGGCCTCAAGTACGAGGACGGCACGCCGATCACCTCGGCCGACATCAAGTACGGCATCGAGCGCTCCTTCGCCCCCGAACTCTCCGGCGGCGCCCCCTACCTGCGCGACTGGCTGGTCGGCGCGGCCGACTACCAGGGCCCCTACAAGGACAAGAAGGGCCTTGCGGCGATCGAGACGCCGGACGCGCGGACCATCGTCTTCCATCTGGACAAGCCCGAGGGCGAGTTCCCGTTCCTCGCCACCCAGACGCAGTTCACCCCGGTGCCCAAGGCCAAGGACAAGGGCACCAAGTACGAGGACCACCCGGTCTCCTCCGGCCCCTACAAGGTCGTCAGGAACGAGAACGACGGCGAGCACATCGTCCTCGCGCGCAACACGTTCTGGTCCGGCGACGACGAGCGCAAGGCCTACCCGGACACCATCGACGTCCGCTCCGGCCTCGACTCCTCCGTGATCAACCAGCGGCTGTCCGCGTCCCAGGGAGCGGACGCCGCCGCGGTCACCACGGACACCAACCTCGGCCCGGCCGAACTCGCCAGGGTCACCGGCGACAAGGATCTCGCCGCGCGCGTGGACACCGGCCACTTCGGCTACACGAACTACATCGGCTTCAACCCCAAGGTGAAGCCGTTCGACGACCCCAAGGTGCGGCAGGCGATCTCGTACGCGATCGACCGCTCCTCGGTCGTCAACGCGGCCGGCGGTTCGGCGCTCGCCGAGCCCGCCACCACCTTCCTGCCCGACCAGAAGTCCTTCGGCTACACGCCGTACGACCTCTTCCCCGCGGGCAAGGGCGGCAACGCGGCCAAGGCCAAGGAGCTGCTGAAGGAGGCGGGTCACAAGAACGGGCTCACCGTGACCCTCACCCACTCCAACAGCAAGGACTTCGAGACCAGCCCGGAGATCGCCACCGCGCTCCAGGACGCGCTCAAGAAGGCCGGCATCACGGTCAAGCTCCAGGGCCTGGAGGACAACGACTACCGGGACAAGATCCACAGTGTGAAGACCGAGCCCGGCTTCTTCCTCGCCCACTGGGGTGCCGACTGGCCCTCCGGCGGCCCCTTCCTCGCCCCGATCTTCGACGGCCGCCAGATCGTCAAGGACGGCGCGAACTTCAACACGGGCCTGCTGGACGACAAGTCGGTCAACGACGAGATCGACGCGATCAACAAGTTGACCGACCTCGACGCCGCCGCGAAGCGGTGGGGCGCGCTGGACAAGAAGATCGGCGAGCAGGCCCTCGTCGTGCCGCTGTTCCACCCCGTCTACAAGCGCCTGTACGGCAAGGACGTCAAGAACATCGTCATCAGCGACTGGACCGGCGTCCTGGACATCTCCCAGGTCGCGGTGAAGTAG
- a CDS encoding ABC transporter permease, whose product MSEALAAVEAAGAETSAPAASGARQFWRRLRTHRAALVAAAVVALLVLAALAAPLLTAIEGQDPTTYHPSLIDSARGGVPMGSFGGMSADHWLGVEPQTGRDLFARLLYGARVSLGVALAATLIQIAIGLVVGMASALGNRWVDQLLSRATDIIVALPLMIMSLALLAIVPSSFPRPVLVTLVIGLIAWGNIAKIVRAQTLALKGLDYVSAARLSGWGTWRIARRELLPGLAAPVITYAALLVPVNISTEAALSFLGVGVKPPTPSWGQMLTAADVWYQAAPQYLLLPAGALFVTVLALTVLGDGVRTALDPRAASRLRVGTGRKNEADHAGAGKEETS is encoded by the coding sequence GTGAGCGAGGCACTTGCCGCCGTCGAGGCCGCCGGGGCGGAGACTTCCGCCCCGGCGGCCTCGGGGGCCCGTCAGTTCTGGCGGCGGCTGCGCACGCACCGCGCCGCCCTGGTCGCCGCAGCCGTCGTCGCGCTGCTCGTCCTGGCCGCACTCGCCGCGCCGCTGCTCACGGCGATCGAGGGCCAGGACCCGACCACGTACCACCCCTCCCTGATCGACTCCGCGCGCGGAGGCGTGCCCATGGGCTCCTTCGGAGGCATGAGCGCCGACCACTGGCTGGGCGTCGAACCGCAGACCGGCCGCGACCTGTTCGCGCGCCTGCTCTACGGGGCGCGGGTGTCGCTGGGCGTGGCCCTGGCGGCCACCCTGATCCAGATCGCCATCGGTCTCGTGGTCGGCATGGCCTCCGCCCTCGGCAACCGATGGGTTGATCAACTGTTGAGCCGGGCCACGGACATCATCGTCGCCCTGCCCCTGATGATCATGTCGCTGGCGCTGCTGGCGATCGTCCCGTCCAGCTTCCCCCGGCCCGTCCTGGTCACCCTCGTCATCGGCCTGATCGCCTGGGGCAACATCGCGAAGATCGTGCGCGCGCAGACCCTCGCCCTCAAGGGGCTGGACTACGTCTCCGCCGCCCGGCTCAGCGGCTGGGGCACCTGGCGCATCGCCCGCCGCGAACTGCTGCCCGGACTCGCCGCGCCCGTCATCACCTACGCCGCGCTGCTGGTGCCCGTCAACATCTCCACCGAGGCGGCCCTGTCCTTCCTCGGCGTCGGCGTGAAGCCGCCGACGCCCTCCTGGGGACAGATGCTCACCGCGGCCGACGTCTGGTACCAGGCGGCCCCGCAGTACCTGCTGCTGCCCGCCGGCGCCCTGTTCGTCACCGTCCTCGCCCTCACCGTCCTCGGCGACGGCGTGCGCACCGCCCTCGACCCGCGCGCTGCCTCCCGCCTGCGCGTCGGCACCGGCCGCAAGAACGAGGCGGACCACGCCGGTGCCGGGAAGGAGGAGACCTCATGA
- a CDS encoding ABC transporter permease gives MSGFGGFLLRRTLGALVTLLAISVLVYVVFYATPGNVAQITCGPRCSPEQVHQVAQQLKLGDPLYLRYWHFLEGILAGQDYSTGTSVAHCPAPCLGLSYQSDQQVMDIILTKLPVSLSLVLGAMVLWLVLGVGTGVLSAWRRGRLSERVLTVVTLAGWATPVFVLGLVLMIVVCGELQLLPFPEYVDFGDDPEQWAWNLLLPWLSLALIEAAAFARLTRSAMLETLAEDHIRTFRAYGVSERRIVGRHALRGALAPVIALNANNVGSAVGGAVLTETLFGLPGIGQELVHAVKVVDLPVVVGMVLVVGFFVVIANAVADVLYAVADRRVVLA, from the coding sequence ATGAGCGGCTTCGGCGGCTTCCTGCTGCGCCGCACCCTGGGCGCGCTGGTCACCCTGCTCGCCATCTCGGTGCTCGTCTACGTCGTCTTCTACGCCACCCCCGGCAACGTCGCCCAGATCACCTGCGGTCCGCGCTGCTCCCCGGAACAGGTGCACCAGGTCGCCCAGCAGCTCAAGCTCGGCGACCCGCTCTACCTGCGCTACTGGCACTTCCTGGAGGGCATCCTCGCCGGCCAGGACTACTCCACGGGCACCTCGGTCGCGCACTGCCCGGCCCCGTGCCTCGGGCTGTCGTACCAGAGCGACCAGCAGGTCATGGACATCATCCTGACCAAGCTGCCGGTCAGCCTCTCGCTGGTCCTCGGCGCCATGGTGCTGTGGCTCGTCCTCGGCGTCGGCACCGGCGTGCTGTCCGCGTGGCGGCGCGGCCGCCTCTCCGAGCGCGTGCTGACCGTCGTCACGCTCGCCGGCTGGGCCACGCCCGTCTTCGTGCTCGGACTGGTCCTCATGATCGTCGTCTGCGGCGAACTCCAGCTGCTGCCCTTCCCCGAGTACGTGGACTTCGGCGACGACCCCGAACAGTGGGCGTGGAACCTGCTGCTGCCCTGGCTGTCGCTCGCCCTCATCGAGGCCGCCGCGTTCGCCCGGCTCACCCGCTCGGCGATGCTGGAGACGCTCGCCGAGGACCACATCCGCACCTTCCGCGCCTACGGCGTCTCCGAGCGCCGAATCGTCGGCCGGCACGCCCTGCGCGGCGCGCTCGCGCCCGTCATCGCGCTCAACGCCAACAACGTCGGCTCGGCCGTCGGCGGCGCGGTCCTCACCGAGACCCTGTTCGGCCTGCCCGGCATCGGCCAGGAGCTGGTGCACGCGGTGAAGGTCGTCGACCTGCCCGTCGTCGTCGGCATGGTGCTGGTCGTCGGCTTCTTCGTGGTCATCGCCAACGCCGTCGCGGACGTCCTGTACGCCGTGGCCGACCGACGGGTGGTACTCGCATGA
- a CDS encoding ABC transporter ATP-binding protein — translation MSLVEVKDLTVEFGSLRAVDGLSFRLEEGAALALVGESGSGKSTVAGALLGLHRGTGARVGGSVRVAGTDVRQAPDEELRRLRGAKAAMVFQDPLSSLDPYYAIGDQIAEVYRVHTRASRRAARARAVDVLERVGIPDAVRRSRSRPHEFSGGMRQRALIAMALACEPELLIADEPTTALDVTVQAQILDLLHTLREETGMGLLLVTHDVGVAAESVDDVLVMRHGRAVEHGPVGDVLGAPREEYTRALLAAVPRVDAVRPAPAGTSGAGSAEVSSGETSGVSSGEALAERSDESSGRASGEVSGEVVLEATGLRREFGRGRRAFTAVDDISLAIHRGETLGIVGESGSGKTTLGRMLVGLLEPTAGAIRYEGRPHDGVNPAVQMVFQDPASSLNPRRSVGESIADPLRARGDRDEGRVRARVTELLERVGLEAAHYDRYPHEFSGGQRQRVGIARALAADPRVIVCDEPVSALDVTTQAQVVALLGELRRELGLALVFIAHDLAVVRQVSDRVVVMRHGRVVESGPADEVYDAPRDPYTRQLLAAVPALDPELAAARRAARREPVTV, via the coding sequence ATGAGCCTGGTCGAAGTCAAGGACCTCACCGTCGAGTTCGGCTCCCTGCGGGCCGTGGACGGTCTCTCCTTCCGCCTGGAGGAGGGCGCGGCCCTCGCCCTCGTCGGCGAGTCCGGCTCCGGCAAGTCCACGGTCGCGGGCGCCCTGCTGGGCCTGCACCGGGGCACCGGGGCACGGGTCGGCGGCTCCGTCCGGGTCGCCGGCACCGATGTACGGCAGGCCCCGGACGAGGAGCTGCGGCGGCTGCGCGGCGCCAAGGCGGCCATGGTCTTCCAGGACCCGCTGTCCTCGCTCGACCCGTACTACGCGATCGGCGACCAGATCGCCGAGGTGTACCGCGTCCACACGCGCGCGTCGCGGCGCGCGGCACGCGCGCGTGCCGTGGACGTCCTGGAGCGCGTCGGCATCCCGGACGCGGTACGGCGCTCCCGTTCCCGCCCGCACGAGTTCAGCGGCGGCATGCGCCAGCGCGCCCTCATCGCCATGGCCCTCGCCTGCGAGCCGGAGCTGCTGATCGCCGACGAGCCGACCACCGCCCTCGACGTCACCGTGCAGGCCCAGATCCTCGACCTGCTGCACACGCTGCGCGAGGAGACCGGCATGGGCCTGCTGCTCGTCACCCACGACGTCGGCGTCGCCGCCGAGAGCGTCGACGACGTGCTGGTCATGCGGCACGGCCGCGCGGTCGAACACGGGCCCGTGGGCGACGTCCTGGGGGCACCCCGCGAGGAGTACACCCGCGCGCTCCTGGCCGCCGTACCGCGCGTCGACGCGGTACGGCCCGCGCCGGCGGGGACGTCCGGTGCGGGTTCTGCCGAGGTGTCGTCCGGTGAGACGTCCGGTGTGTCGTCTGGCGAGGCCCTCGCCGAGCGGTCCGACGAGTCGTCGGGCAGGGCGTCCGGCGAGGTGTCCGGCGAGGTCGTCCTGGAGGCGACCGGGCTGCGGCGCGAGTTCGGGCGTGGCAGACGGGCCTTCACGGCCGTGGACGACATCTCCCTGGCCATCCACCGGGGCGAGACCCTGGGGATCGTGGGGGAGAGCGGCAGCGGCAAGACGACGCTGGGCCGCATGCTCGTCGGGCTGCTGGAGCCGACCGCCGGCGCCATCCGCTACGAGGGGCGCCCGCACGACGGCGTGAACCCGGCCGTGCAGATGGTCTTCCAGGACCCCGCCTCCTCTCTCAACCCCCGCCGCAGCGTGGGCGAGTCCATCGCCGACCCGCTCCGCGCGCGCGGGGACCGCGACGAGGGGCGCGTCCGCGCGCGCGTGACGGAACTGCTGGAGCGCGTGGGACTCGAAGCGGCCCACTACGACCGCTACCCGCACGAGTTCAGCGGCGGCCAGCGTCAGCGTGTGGGCATCGCGCGGGCGCTCGCCGCCGACCCGCGCGTCATCGTCTGCGACGAGCCGGTCTCCGCGCTCGACGTCACCACGCAGGCGCAGGTCGTCGCCCTGCTCGGCGAACTGCGGCGGGAACTCGGCCTCGCGCTCGTGTTCATCGCGCACGACCTCGCCGTGGTCCGCCAGGTCAGCGACCGGGTCGTGGTCATGCGCCACGGCCGGGTCGTCGAGTCCGGTCCCGCCGACGAGGTGTACGACGCCCCGCGCGACCCCTACACCCGTCAACTCCTGGCCGCCGTACCGGCCCTGGACCCGGAGCTGGCCGCCGCGCGGCGCGCGGCACGGCGCGAGCCGGTCACCGTGTGA